TCGCCCGCGCGCGATCGCGACGCGAGTCCTCGGCGGGCACGATCGACCGGTCCGACAGAATCATCCAGTCCGCTGTAAGATCCTATCGGTTAGCGAACCCGTTCTTCCGCATCGCGAGAATTTCCTGCAGAACCTCACGATCGGAGGTTCCGATGTCCATCAGCTCCGCCCACAGCCTGCTGCACGGCCATCGATCGGCGAACCCGAGGTCGTCGAGGACGCCGCCGTGCGCCGAGCACGCTCCGCCGCCTGGCTCCGCTCAAGGACGCCGCCATCGCGCTGCAGGAGCTGCAGGTCAAGGACGGGTCCGTGCCGGAGGCCGCCGACCACGGCCGCGCGCGCGCACGTCGGAGCGATCACCGCCGTCGATCCGCGCACTCGCCCCCGCCTTCCCGCACGACGCCGCCTACCTCGCGGCGCTCGTCGGCGACTTCCGCCGCTGGGCCGCGAGGGCTTCGGCGTCCCGGACTTCCTCGACTCGCTCATCGCGTTCCAGCCGCAGCAGCACCGCGTCGACGGCATCCGCCACCTCGTCGTGTTCCCGATGTACACGCAGAACGGCTCGAGCGACCGCCTCGTCGAGGCCGCTGCTCGTCGAGGCGATCTGGCCGGAGTTCATCGCCGAGCTCGAGGCCGGCGACTACGGCAACAAGCTGTTCGTCTCGCTGCGGCTCGTCGACTTCACCCCCGGCTACGACACCAACTCGGCCGTGCTGTTCCCCGAGACCGTCGCCATGCGCGAGATCCCGACCTTCACCTGGGGCGCGATCTTCCAGGACCGCGAGGCCGCCCGCTACCGCGCGTCGTGCGCGCCGCCGCCGAGATCACCAAGCTCGAGCTGCCGGACGACGCGGCGCGCCATGCTCGACGACCAGCAGCTCGCCGAGAAGACCTTCGTGATGTGGGACCTCATCCACGACCGCACCCACATGCGCGGCGACCTGCCGTTCGACCCGTTCATGATCAAGCAGCGGATGCCGTTCTTCCTCTACTCGCTCGAGGAGCTGCGCTGCGACCTGACCGCCTTCCGCGAGTCGCGTGCGATCGAGCGCGCCTGGCGCGCATCGCCGCGGCGGAGCTCTCCGACGCGAGCGGAGATGCCGACACGCGCACCTCGTGCAGTACGCGGTGATCTTCGACCGCATCTTCCGCTTCGCGATCACCGGCAGCCGCGTCGCAACTACGACGGCGCTCGGCGGCCAGCTGCTGTTCGCGTGGCTGCACCAGCGCGGCGTGCTGCACTGGACCGACACCGCGCTCGCCTTCGACTGGGACGCCGTGCCCGACGCGGTCGTCGCCCTCGGCGACGCGATCGACGACCTGTACTGGCGCTCGATCGACCGCCCGAAGGTCGCGCACTGGCTCGCCGCCTACGAGCTCGTGCGCGGACGCTCACCCCGCACCCCGCGTCGCAGTGGGCCGCGGGCTGTCCGGACGAGATCCTCGCCGGGCTCGCCGAAGGGCTACACCGACGCCGTGCTGGACGACGAGTTCCCGCTGTCGATGTTCTTCGAGAGCGCTCGACAAGAAGATGGCCCGTCATCGAGTCGACCGCCGGCATCCGCGGCACCGACGACTGACACGACCTCCGCGCTCGCGCGGTTCTGAATGTGACGCTGGGGCGCCCCGCTTCTGCGGCCAGGCGACGGATGGTTCCGCGAACTCTGGCCGCAGAAGCGCCTTCCCTGCAGGAGAGTTGACGACATGAACGCATCTTCCGCCGCATCCGGACGCCTCGTGCTGCTGGCCGGCGCCACCAGCGCCTCGGGCCTCACGCTCGCGCGAGCTCTGCTCTCGGCCGGTGCCCGGGTGATCGCCACCGGGCGGTCCGCGGAGCGTCTTCAGCCGTTGGCGGATGCCGGCGCGCAGGCCGAGATCGCGGACGCGACCTCGCTCGCCGACATGACCGCTCTGGCTGCCCGCATCGGGCCCATGGATGCCGTCGTCCCTCTGGTCGGCGGGTGGCGCGGGGGCGGGGGCCTCGCCGGGCAGAGCGATGAGGACTTCGCCGCACTGATGCCCGCGCTCGACGCCGTGCGTGCGACCAGCCGCGCGTTCGACACCGCACTGCAGCGCGTCGGATGCCGGGCGCTTCGCCATCGTGTCG
The sequence above is drawn from the Candidatus Microbacterium colombiense genome and encodes:
- a CDS encoding DUF6421 family protein, which codes for MQYAVIFDRIFRFAITGSRVATTTALGGQLLFAWLHQRGVLHWTDTALAFDWDAVPDAVVALGDAIDDLYWRSIDRPKVAHWLAAYELVRGRSPRTPRRSGPRAVRTRSSPGSPKGYTDAVLDDEFPLSMFFESARQEDGPSSSRPPASAAPTTDTTSALARF